Within Runella rosea, the genomic segment CGACTCTCCTTGGAGCCAAGGGTAAATTTTTTCACCTTTGGAAAAGCAATGGTCACGGGTTTACCGATTTTTGCTTCGGCATTCTCGGGAGAATCGAGTCGGCGGTCGAGCAGAAAACGAATGACCGTCATCAATAATGCGATAAACAAACCCACACCAAAACCCACCACAATCAGCAGTAGACGCTTGCTCGGTTTGGGCTTTAACGGATAATTGGGCGGGTCCAGTATCTTTAGTATATCATCCTCCAACACATCCTGACGATAGATTTGCGCTTGGTTGAGGCTCGCAGTCAACGCCAGATATTCCTTCTCTGCCACGTCGAGTTCGCGTTGCAGTTGATGAAGGTCCGTCCCGAGCGGGCTATATTCGCTCATTTTAGCCTGAAATTCTCCAAGGCGTTTTTTATACACATCGAGGCGGGCATTTGACTCTTCGAAGTCAATCACTTTTGCCAACCAATCTTCCACCAATTTATCTTGGGGCAAGGATTCGGGAGAATTGCCTGCGGCATAATACCTGCGCGAAATCTCCTTCATTTCTTCCTTTATTCGGTCCGATTTTGCCTGCAAACTACTCACCTGGCCGTTGCTCTGCCCACTCGACTGGGCACTTACCACGTCGGTTTCAGCAAACAACAGCTCAGTCTGCTTTTGAAGCAAATCATCATTGATAGACAACAAATTACCGCGTTGCCCCATTCTTTTTTGAAGGGCATCCATACCTGCTTTTGCGGCTCGGTTGCGCATCAACTCTGTGGTATATTCTTTGGCAAACCCATCGCGGGAAAAAACCGCATTCTTGGATTCTTCGGCAAAGTTTACCAGTTCGTGTTTTACATTAAACTCCCTCAGTTTGGATTCTATCTCCTCTAGTTTATCCCGTGCTTCTTGGGATTTACCTTTGTAATAATCAATGACCGGATTGGCGTCGATGCTTTTTAGGGAAACATAGCGCGCATTCAGCACCCGAACGGCATGAGCGAGCGTTTGCTGGGTCACGCCCCGGTCGTCCGACTCATACTCTAGCTCAATCATATCGCTGCTATTCTTTCGGTTTGCCTTTAACTTTTTGGCAATTCCTTCGGTAGAATAGTACGAATAAGGATCGTTTAAGAGACTCTTGATTGGATTGCCCGTCTCTGAATTGGCCAGTGCTTCCAGCTTAGGATACAGCCCTGTTGAGTCCAGATTTGCCAATAAATCAAGCCGAAAACTTGAAGGAATCGCATTCTGTAGTTCAGAAAACCCTGGTTGCGATAAAATGAGGCTATCAGGTTTTTGTAACACAAGGTGCTGCGCCAGTAAGCGCAGACCAATCTGACGCATGGTCTCGTTTGAGTTCAGCGTCGTCAGCAAATTGTCGAAGGCATTGCTGATGGTTGTGTAATCTGGAGTCCCTGATTTATTGACAGATTGAATATTATACCCCGAAGCAAGTCCAGTATAAACGGTTGCTTTTGCAGTATATTCTTTTTGTTCGTTACGGGTAAAATAATAAACAGCGCCCGCCGTCAGCAGCGGGAACAGAATAATCCACAGCGTATTTTCTTTCAGAAGACGTATAAAATGATTAACTGTCATCCGTCAAGTTTATTTACGTTTCAGGCGCTGAATCGGCACTCCCACCAGCGCTTCAAGATTATACAAATACTTCAAAAAAGACCCTCTCGCCTCCTCAATGGAAGAAAGAACGCCAAAATAGCTTTTACTCATATTCGAGAATGCATTTACATCCAATTTCCGCTGTTTGAATTCCACCTCCGCGATTTGGTACGCAACCGTCGCCATTTGTTGGTCTTTCAGCCTAAGTTGAAGAACTTTCTGGGCCGTCAACAAATCCTGAAACAAATCAATCAACTCCCTTTTCAGTTGTAATTCTTGAATTTCTTTGCGGCTGAGCGTCGATTGGTAGTTGGCTTTTGCCTGCGCAAGCACATGTTTTCTTCCTATAATTTCATAAAGGCTGAGCTGTAGATTTAGCCCAACCCGGTATCCGTTCGCAATTTGCCCGATAGCATCTCCTGTAGACCCCGACCCAGTTGAAATAATCGCCTGATTACCCGCCGAATAACTACCTGCGGCCGTCACTGATTGCAAGATTTGCAACTTTGAAAGTTTATACGACGCCTGCTGTGCATTGGCCACTTCTTTCTCAAAATTAAGCAAGGGCGAATGCGACAGTGCTAACTCAAACAAGTCATTAAAGGGTAACAACTGCATGGCTATATCTTTATTAAAATCAACATACAGCGAGTCTGCCGTCCCCAATGTAGAGCCCCGCATATTGGTGGCGGGCGCTTTTTGAAAAGAAGAATTTTGTCCAAACACCGGCCCACACATACATACCCCACTAATCAATAACAGACAATAATGGTGGCAAAAAAAAGAAGACCACTTGTAAAAGTACATAATCATCCGTTTAATCAATTAATATATATATCCCCAAAAGATTCGCCTTTTAATACCTACCAAACCAATTTTAACCGATTAAGTTTTTGTTTTATTCAACCCCAAAGATACACTGTAAACAGGCAGCTGGCTTCATGCCAAGGGTAAAAAATAAAACAGTCCTTGCTTACCAAAATTAACTATAATATATTTATCAAATCAAACTATAAGCACACTGGTGTATGCTTTCTTGGAAGAGATAAATCGTTTATTATCTTTGATTTATTAACGTTATGACCTTTTTTGCTCTCGTAAAACACGTTTTGAGAACGAACCAATCAAAACATGCAAAGCTCTTCTTCTTACCCTTAAAAACCATGCCAAATTATCAATATGGCCGCTTTTTACCCGAAGTATTTTGTTTTATAACACCCTTCCAACAGAGTAAAATATCCATAAAAAGCAAGTCAAGAAAATATACCTAACTCTACTACCAATAAGATGGGCATATCCTCCAAAAAGTTTAATATTGTTATTACTTCCCGGCAAATTTGGGAAGAGACGCATTTGGGCAGTAATATTCGGGATATGGCCCGGGTCTTATCCCAATCTCATCAGGTTTTATTTATAAATGACCCATTGGACTGGTCGACTGTTATCTCTCAAAAATCAGGCCGCGCGCAGCTGCGCAGTGAGTTTTTGGCAAAACATCAAGGCCAGCGCCTGATTCAGGACGGGGCTAATTTGTGGGTTTTAAGCCCAGAATCGGTGGTGGCCTCCATCAATTGGATGCCCGATGGGGCGTTATATGATTGGCTCAATCGTTACAATACAAAAAAAATAGCCCATGAAATCACCGCCGCCGTCAAAAAACTGGGCTGGGATTCATTTATTTTAATCAATGACAACGATATGTTGCAGGGCTTTTTTATGAAAGAACTCTTGCAACCCAAGGTAGCGGTGTATTATTTACGTGATAATTTTCTGGCCGTTGATTTTTGGCGTAAACACGGTCTACGTCTTGAGCCATTGCTGATGGAAAAAGTAGACATGATAGCCAGCAATTCCATTTATTTGGCTAATCAGGCCGCTCGCTACAATCCTCAATCGGTGTACGTTGGTCAAGGCTGTGATTTAAAACTTTTTGACTCTAACAAAATAGACAAGATTCCCGCCGATTTGGAGGCCATCCCGCACCCTCGAGTGGGCTACGCGGGTGCGCTGACGGGCCTTCGCCTCGATGGCGCACTTATTGAAACCGTTGCGGCCCAGCGCCCCGATTGGCAAGTGGTTTTGATTGGCTCAACCGACGATTCTTTTCCTGTTGAACGCCTAAAAGCACTTCCTAACGTCCATTTTTTGGGTTCCAAAACTCCTCAACAAATCCCTGCCTACCTAGAAGGAATGGACGTGCTGATTAATCCTCAAAAACTGAACGAAGTAACGATTGGGAATTATCCCCGAAAAATTGACGAATACCTCGCCATGGGCAAGCCCATCGTTGCGGTCAAAACCGAGACCATGGACTTGTTTAAAGACCACGTAAATTTGGCCGAAAACAGCGACCAATTCATCGGGCAAATTGAAGATGTACTTCAGGGCAAACAGCTTTCTTCGCCAGAAGCCCGTATTGCCTTCGCACACGAGCACTCATGGGAAAATTCGGTGGGAGATTTAATGAATGCCATTGAAACACGTTTTTTCCCGAAAGCATTACCAAAAAAATGAGTATAAAAACTTATCTGGACAACCGTCCGTCCATCAAACGATTCGTCCATTGGATGCTCATTCCCACGGGTCAGGCTCGGCCACGCCTGTGGGTGAGCTGGTTTGTCAATCCATTTATTCATAAAAAGCACCGGTCGGCGGCCATTCGTGCCAACGTACGGATGGATGTACTGCCTTTCAATGCCTTCACACTGGGGGCTCATAGTACAATTGAGTCCTTTAGTGTGGTCAACAACGGCGTAGGAGACGTGACCATCGGCGAGCATTGCACGGTCGGAATCGGTTCGGTGGTGATTGGCCCCGTCACGATTGGCTCCGACGTCATTATTGCGCAGCACGTAGTGATGTCGGGCTTGAACCACGTGTACGAGGATGTCACGTTACCCATTCACCGTCAACCCGTTACAACGCGCCCGATTGTCATTGAGGAAGAGTGCTGGATTGGCGCAAACGTCGTCATCACGGCGGGGGTAACCGTTGGCCGTCATTCAGTAGTAGCGGGCGGAAGCGTGGTCACGAAGGATGTACCCCCGTATTCGGTGGTGGGGGGAAACCCCGCCCGTATCCTGAAACAGTATGATGCTGCAAGCGGGCTTTGGCAAAAGCCGAGTATTGCTGCCGCCCTTTAGGATTGCTTTTGTACGTGTACAATCAATTTACAAATTCAATTTTTTAAGTTCCGAAACCGCATAATCACAGGCTCGGGCCGTCAGTGCCATGTAGGTCAGTGATGGGTTTTGGCAGGCTGAAGAAGTCATACAGCTTCCATCCGTGATAAAAACATTCTTGACGTCGTGCATTTGATTAAAGCCATTCAAAACGGAAGTTTTGGGGTCTCGACCCATCCGGGCAGTGCCCATTTCGTGCACTGCTGAGCCAGGCGGCAGGTCGTAATAAAACTGTTGTACTTTCTGAAAACCTGATTTTTGGAGCATTTCTTCGGCGCTTTCTTTGATGTCTTTGCGCATGTTGATTTCGTTTTCATGGTATTCAAAAAATACCCGAACCAGCGGCAATCCCCATTGGTCTTTTTGCTCTTTGTCTAGCCAAATACGGTTCTCCGTGTAGGGAAGTGTTTCGCCCCAAGCCCCGATAAACATCGTCCAAGGACCGGGCTGGGTCAGTGCCTTTTTAAAATCTTTGCCAAAACCTTCCACCCGTTTATACTGATCGCTCCATTCGGCACGCTCACCATCTCCCTGATAACCAAACCCCCGCAGATAATCCTTCTGTTTGGTTTGGGCATTAAGGTTTCGAAAACGGGGCACATAAATCCCGATGGGACGCCTGCCTTCGTAGTATTTATCTTTGAAGCCTTCGTACTCACCCATGGCGCCGCCCATCATGAAATGGTCCATGAGATTGCGGCCCACCTGTCCGCTCGAATTTCCTAAGCCATCAGGAAAACGATGCGACACAGAATTCAATAAAAGCGCACTGGTGGCAATGGTGGAGGCATTCAAAAAAATGATTTTGGCGTAGTACTCCCTCACCTCTTTGGTGTGTGCATCCATGACACGTACCCCCGTTGCTCGATTTTTTTGCTCGTCAAACAGCACTTCAATGACGATGGAATCGGGTTGCAAGGTTAGGTTTCCAGTGGCCATTGCCACGGGCAAAGTGGCGGAATTGCTACTAAAATACCCACTAAACGGACATCCTCGGGCGCAAAGATTACGGTACTGACACGGCCCGCGCCCGTTCCATCCTTTGGTAAGATTGGCAGTCCGGGCAATGGTAACCAGACGGTCTTTATAATTTTTCTTTACTTGATTGGCAAAGTGCGTTTCAATGCAGTTGAATTCCATCGGGGGTAGAAATTGTCCGTCGGGCAAATGGGACAGCCCTTCGGCCCGGCCACTGATACCCACAAACCTCTCCACGTAGTCGTACCAAGGTGCCAAATCTTTATAACGAATGGGCCAATCGACGGCCACACCTTCTTTGGCATTGGCCTCAAAATCCAAATCACTGAGCCGGTAGCATTGCCGGCCCCACGTTAGAGAGCGCCCTCCCACCTGATACCCTCGAATCCACGAAAAAGGTTTTTCTTGGATGTAAGGATGCTCTTTATCATTGACAAAAAAATGTTTGCTTCCTTCGTTGTATAACACGCTCTGAACAGGATTGTCGACTTGGTCTTTGATAACGTTGTTCAACCTATTCGGAAACTCCCAAGGGCTTTTAAGCGCGGTTGGATAGTCTGTTACGTGCTCTACATTCCGACCTCGCTCAAGCACTAATGTCTTTAACCCCTTCTCACATAACTCTTTAGCGGCCCATCCTCCACTTATACCCGACCCTACCACGATAGCGTCGTAAGTGGATGACTGTTTATTTTTAAGGGTAGGATTGGCGGGGTACATGCGTTGAGTTGGTGTTAGAAATCAGACGTAATTTATTTTGTGGCCCACGATTTTTGGTTTTCCGTCATCGGAATACATCCCGCAAAGCGGCCAGGAACGAGCGTATACGCAAGGCCTTGGGTGACCCCTAGCATTGAGGTGCAGTACCCAATACAAGTATATTCTTTCAAAATCGGGAAGAAAGGGTTTCCGAATACTTTGCGCTGTACCTTCCCCGCGATGCCTTCGAGCGGCTTGCTTTCTTCCTCAAAATGCCGCATGACCGCATTTTTTTGTTCTTCGTTGCATTCAATGTACGATTTTGCAAAGGTATCTTTGGAAAACGACTCCACTGATTTAAGACCTTCAATGAACCGATTCTGTGCTACAGAATCCATATTTTCAGCGACCATTTTAAGGATAAAATCCGCAACTCCAGCTTCAATTGCACCCGGGGTATCGGTGGCAGGAATAATGGTTTCGCTCAGCGCGGCCAACAATTGTTTTTGACTTAAAAGAAAGCTCAAGTCGGGAGTTTTATGCCAGCTTATCCATTTGAAGATTCCGATAGAAGCCAAACTTCCTCCCAAAAGAGCCATTCCCCAAAGCGCACGACGACGTTTCATAAGTCAAAAAAGTATTAATCAACAAATCAATTGATTATCAAATATTTACCAATTTTTCTTTAGGCACGAGCACCCCAGTGGGTGTATCCCACCGATTACAGGTCGCGAGCATAGCCATAGAGATAAAAATAACTCCATTTGTCGGAAACTGCCCCATGACGGGATTTGAATAGGCCATTACGGCAATGCCCCCCAACTCCGCCAGCATGGTGACCATAATTTTGAACAGCCAAGGATCTTTGATTTGCCAGACCTTCCACGTGGCAAAGGCGATGATGCTTACCAAGATAATAACATAGAGCGTCATTCCCACGCTTCCCGTTTCAATCCAAAGAATCACGTACCAACTATCGGGTGCCACCTGAGAGGCCCAGTGATTGGGCGAAAAACGTTGCCCTACGGCTTCAGAAGTTCCTAGCCCCGCCCCAAAAGGGTAATTTTCCATCAGGCGGGCCAGTTTTTCTTTGTTTTGAAGGCGTAATAAGAAAGAAGGATCTTCCATGGGGCGCAACGCAGTACGCATACGCTGTACCTGATAGTTGCCACTACCGATATTGGTATACATGAGGATGATAAAAATTGGTATCGCTACGGCGGCGCCAATCATCATCTTTTGAATGTCTTTCCGTAAAAGTAGGTAAAACGCGTAGCCACCCACCAGCACAAACAACGCACTACGGGTGCCAGAAAGGGCATACCCCCAAAAATACACCAACGCTAACGCAAGATAACCTATCTTATAAATCCATTTTTTTTCTTCGAAAAACCAAATAATACAGACCAAGGTGGTAGCGGCCATTTCGGCCCCAAACTGTGAGGCATCGGTGTAGAAAGAAAAAATCCGTAAAACCCCAAATAACACATGGGTTTTATCAGCCCCCATATTGAGCCAATTTTGTTCATTGGCCGTAAGCCCAATGTATTGTTGTTTAAACCCCCAAAGTGCGCCTAAAAAAGACCAAAATAGCCACGTACGAATCAGGATTTTTATATCCGTTTTTTTAAACGGAACCACCAACACAATGCAAGTAGCCAAAATCCAATAGAGCGAAAATTTTCGAAAATTATACAGCCACGCTGGTTTGTAAGGAGCTTCAGGATTGAAGAACTCAAGTATGGTAAAGAAAACCCACAGCGC encodes:
- a CDS encoding GumC family protein, with the protein product MTVNHFIRLLKENTLWIILFPLLTAGAVYYFTRNEQKEYTAKATVYTGLASGYNIQSVNKSGTPDYTTISNAFDNLLTTLNSNETMRQIGLRLLAQHLVLQKPDSLILSQPGFSELQNAIPSSFRLDLLANLDSTGLYPKLEALANSETGNPIKSLLNDPYSYYSTEGIAKKLKANRKNSSDMIELEYESDDRGVTQQTLAHAVRVLNARYVSLKSIDANPVIDYYKGKSQEARDKLEEIESKLREFNVKHELVNFAEESKNAVFSRDGFAKEYTTELMRNRAAKAGMDALQKRMGQRGNLLSINDDLLQKQTELLFAETDVVSAQSSGQSNGQVSSLQAKSDRIKEEMKEISRRYYAAGNSPESLPQDKLVEDWLAKVIDFEESNARLDVYKKRLGEFQAKMSEYSPLGTDLHQLQRELDVAEKEYLALTASLNQAQIYRQDVLEDDILKILDPPNYPLKPKPSKRLLLIVVGFGVGLFIALLMTVIRFLLDRRLDSPENAEAKIGKPVTIAFPKVKKFTLGSKESRAAMSTFEQLTNAINIEILQSASQVPIPLITLVSMRSKQGKTWVAHGLARLYAETGQQIAYFYPKITKNELPFEQNGVHFFPYSIRPDFMNVSDLTGLLEEDKPFATSPFHKIIVELPPLVSSPLPLYLFNKCHVSLLVVDANSVWGRKEKQLMDLYNKISVNDPIIILNRVEKEYIDAPTVKEAEQILVPSELLLKHQRKLPSASQT
- a CDS encoding TolC family protein is translated as MQLLPFNDLFELALSHSPLLNFEKEVANAQQASYKLSKLQILQSVTAAGSYSAGNQAIISTGSGSTGDAIGQIANGYRVGLNLQLSLYEIIGRKHVLAQAKANYQSTLSRKEIQELQLKRELIDLFQDLLTAQKVLQLRLKDQQMATVAYQIAEVEFKQRKLDVNAFSNMSKSYFGVLSSIEEARGSFLKYLYNLEALVGVPIQRLKRK
- a CDS encoding glycosyltransferase, with translation MGISSKKFNIVITSRQIWEETHLGSNIRDMARVLSQSHQVLFINDPLDWSTVISQKSGRAQLRSEFLAKHQGQRLIQDGANLWVLSPESVVASINWMPDGALYDWLNRYNTKKIAHEITAAVKKLGWDSFILINDNDMLQGFFMKELLQPKVAVYYLRDNFLAVDFWRKHGLRLEPLLMEKVDMIASNSIYLANQAARYNPQSVYVGQGCDLKLFDSNKIDKIPADLEAIPHPRVGYAGALTGLRLDGALIETVAAQRPDWQVVLIGSTDDSFPVERLKALPNVHFLGSKTPQQIPAYLEGMDVLINPQKLNEVTIGNYPRKIDEYLAMGKPIVAVKTETMDLFKDHVNLAENSDQFIGQIEDVLQGKQLSSPEARIAFAHEHSWENSVGDLMNAIETRFFPKALPKK
- a CDS encoding acyltransferase, yielding MSIKTYLDNRPSIKRFVHWMLIPTGQARPRLWVSWFVNPFIHKKHRSAAIRANVRMDVLPFNAFTLGAHSTIESFSVVNNGVGDVTIGEHCTVGIGSVVIGPVTIGSDVIIAQHVVMSGLNHVYEDVTLPIHRQPVTTRPIVIEEECWIGANVVITAGVTVGRHSVVAGGSVVTKDVPPYSVVGGNPARILKQYDAASGLWQKPSIAAAL
- a CDS encoding GMC oxidoreductase; this encodes MYPANPTLKNKQSSTYDAIVVGSGISGGWAAKELCEKGLKTLVLERGRNVEHVTDYPTALKSPWEFPNRLNNVIKDQVDNPVQSVLYNEGSKHFFVNDKEHPYIQEKPFSWIRGYQVGGRSLTWGRQCYRLSDLDFEANAKEGVAVDWPIRYKDLAPWYDYVERFVGISGRAEGLSHLPDGQFLPPMEFNCIETHFANQVKKNYKDRLVTIARTANLTKGWNGRGPCQYRNLCARGCPFSGYFSSNSATLPVAMATGNLTLQPDSIVIEVLFDEQKNRATGVRVMDAHTKEVREYYAKIIFLNASTIATSALLLNSVSHRFPDGLGNSSGQVGRNLMDHFMMGGAMGEYEGFKDKYYEGRRPIGIYVPRFRNLNAQTKQKDYLRGFGYQGDGERAEWSDQYKRVEGFGKDFKKALTQPGPWTMFIGAWGETLPYTENRIWLDKEQKDQWGLPLVRVFFEYHENEINMRKDIKESAEEMLQKSGFQKVQQFYYDLPPGSAVHEMGTARMGRDPKTSVLNGFNQMHDVKNVFITDGSCMTSSACQNPSLTYMALTARACDYAVSELKKLNL
- a CDS encoding gluconate 2-dehydrogenase subunit 3 family protein, which codes for MKRRRALWGMALLGGSLASIGIFKWISWHKTPDLSFLLSQKQLLAALSETIIPATDTPGAIEAGVADFILKMVAENMDSVAQNRFIEGLKSVESFSKDTFAKSYIECNEEQKNAVMRHFEEESKPLEGIAGKVQRKVFGNPFFPILKEYTCIGYCTSMLGVTQGLAYTLVPGRFAGCIPMTENQKSWATK
- a CDS encoding O-antigen ligase family protein, producing the protein MVSLLNNEQSKFWLYGMVGMVCTLTCGYLIAALGIAGAGVAVVLPIACFVLIGVFAEPRIGLLLYLQLNFLIGVAARFLTVDLPFGVFIDASLILTMLSLLVNAKRYDWGRLHHPVFYLVALWVFFTILEFFNPEAPYKPAWLYNFRKFSLYWILATCIVLVVPFKKTDIKILIRTWLFWSFLGALWGFKQQYIGLTANEQNWLNMGADKTHVLFGVLRIFSFYTDASQFGAEMAATTLVCIIWFFEEKKWIYKIGYLALALVYFWGYALSGTRSALFVLVGGYAFYLLLRKDIQKMMIGAAVAIPIFIILMYTNIGSGNYQVQRMRTALRPMEDPSFLLRLQNKEKLARLMENYPFGAGLGTSEAVGQRFSPNHWASQVAPDSWYVILWIETGSVGMTLYVIILVSIIAFATWKVWQIKDPWLFKIMVTMLAELGGIAVMAYSNPVMGQFPTNGVIFISMAMLATCNRWDTPTGVLVPKEKLVNI